In one Aeromicrobium wangtongii genomic region, the following are encoded:
- a CDS encoding SRPBCC family protein, which translates to MGDQPALEASIEIAASPDEVWALVSDLPAMKHASPELVGTRLLGRPGVGRRGLNLNRRKGFVWPTITRITRWKPPVHDRGRGALAFHVWPTDVEWSYELTPVGDGIATVLTERRTAVVDPSWIVRATARLALGGADSHDREILAGMHRTLAHYRRAAER; encoded by the coding sequence GTGGGAGACCAGCCCGCCCTGGAGGCGTCGATCGAGATCGCCGCGAGCCCCGACGAGGTGTGGGCGCTCGTGTCCGACCTGCCGGCGATGAAGCACGCCAGCCCCGAGCTCGTCGGGACGCGGCTGCTCGGACGTCCCGGGGTGGGCCGGCGCGGCCTCAACCTCAACCGGCGCAAGGGATTCGTGTGGCCCACGATCACGCGGATCACCCGCTGGAAGCCGCCCGTGCACGATCGCGGTCGCGGCGCGCTGGCCTTCCACGTGTGGCCGACCGACGTCGAGTGGTCGTACGAGCTGACGCCGGTCGGCGACGGCATCGCGACGGTGCTGACCGAACGGCGCACCGCGGTGGTCGACCCGTCCTGGATCGTCCGGGCCACGGCGCGGCTGGCCCTCGGAGGTGCGGACTCGCACGACCGGGAGATCCTGGCCGGCATGCACCGCACGCTCGCGCACTACCGGCGGGCCGCCGAGCGCTGA
- a CDS encoding Cgl0159 family (beta/alpha)8-fold protein, translating to MRVTAKDIAEIVSVRVEHPERIAELAAARVQPDGLVGSTGRLLLVAADHPARGALRAGDDPLAMGDRAELLSRMVRALERPGVDGVLGTADVIEDLLLLGSLEGKVVIGSMNRGGLAGTDFEIDDKFTAYDAASIAAAGYQGGKMLFRIDPRDPATPATMQACAEAVRDLADHRVMAMVEPFISGRDAAGRLRNDLSTEAVVRSANVAAGLGPTSAYTWLKLPVVDDMEAVLAASTLPVVLLGGEVSADQDAQFATWSKALTSPTVRGMVVGRSLLFPPDGQVEDAVDATVEMMTA from the coding sequence ATGCGGGTCACCGCGAAGGACATCGCAGAGATCGTGTCCGTCCGCGTCGAGCACCCCGAGCGCATCGCCGAGCTGGCCGCCGCCCGGGTCCAGCCCGATGGTCTGGTCGGCAGCACCGGACGCCTGTTGCTCGTGGCGGCCGACCATCCGGCCCGTGGGGCGCTGCGCGCGGGTGACGACCCCCTTGCGATGGGCGACCGCGCCGAGCTGCTCAGTCGTATGGTGCGTGCCCTCGAGCGTCCCGGCGTCGACGGCGTGCTCGGCACCGCCGACGTCATCGAGGACCTCCTGCTGCTGGGGTCGTTGGAGGGCAAGGTCGTGATCGGCTCGATGAACCGGGGCGGACTGGCCGGGACGGACTTCGAGATCGACGACAAGTTCACGGCCTACGACGCCGCATCGATCGCCGCGGCGGGGTACCAGGGCGGCAAGATGTTGTTCCGCATCGATCCGCGCGATCCCGCGACGCCGGCCACGATGCAGGCCTGCGCGGAGGCCGTACGAGATCTGGCGGACCACCGGGTCATGGCCATGGTGGAGCCCTTCATCTCCGGTCGTGACGCGGCGGGCCGCCTGCGCAACGACCTGTCGACCGAGGCCGTCGTCCGCTCGGCGAACGTGGCCGCCGGGCTCGGGCCCACCTCGGCGTACACGTGGCTCAAGCTGCCCGTGGTCGACGACATGGAGGCCGTCCTCGCGGCGTCCACGCTGCCCGTGGTGCTGCTGGGCGGCGAGGTCTCGGCCGACCAGGACGCCCAGTTCGCGACGTGGTCCAAGGCCCTCACGAGCCCGACGGTGCGTGGCATGGTCGTGGGTCGCTCACTGCTTTTCCCGCCCGACGGCCAGGTCGAGGACGCGGTCGATGCGACGGTGGAGATGATGACAGCGTGA
- a CDS encoding PP2C family protein-serine/threonine phosphatase, which translates to MNRSLRRALPSVARYLDERIVRWRTGTSEGQAAVFLVLLALSGAILVASLVSYTVFPAATFVIPLLLGAMALRYRPLLTLVLVIVVCVAVTVVRQYFRAVEMGQEGITAGRISNLVTMAVVAALVLYESSRHRSGLPGPLGEAMLVDLRDRLQAQGVVPALPDGWRSQSAMISSGGTKFAGDFLVANLSEDETRLEMVLVDVCGKGVAAGTQSLQFAGALGGLIGALPPLGLFSAGNDFLLRQNWDDGFATAVHVLIDLRTGEYSITNAGHPPALRWDAPAQEWVVDGARGTALGIVKRPDLHQTTGRLEVGDALMFYTDGVVESRSQDFTSGIQWLRATAKDVVRSGFDQAPRNIINHVVTGDDDRAVLILDRSAVAARTSAGPPDEPRSLQYLETVQPEGIRHPQEL; encoded by the coding sequence GTGAACCGGAGCCTGCGCCGCGCCCTGCCGTCGGTCGCGCGATATCTCGATGAGCGCATCGTGCGCTGGCGCACCGGCACGTCCGAGGGCCAGGCGGCGGTCTTCCTGGTGCTGCTCGCGCTGTCCGGCGCGATCCTGGTCGCATCGCTGGTCAGCTACACCGTCTTCCCCGCGGCCACCTTCGTCATCCCCTTGCTGCTGGGGGCGATGGCGCTGCGGTACCGGCCGCTGCTGACGCTGGTGCTGGTCATCGTCGTCTGCGTCGCCGTGACGGTCGTGCGCCAGTACTTCAGGGCCGTCGAGATGGGGCAGGAGGGCATCACCGCCGGACGCATCAGCAACCTGGTCACCATGGCCGTCGTGGCCGCCCTGGTGCTCTACGAGTCCAGTCGTCACCGCAGCGGCCTGCCCGGCCCTCTCGGCGAGGCGATGCTGGTCGACCTGCGCGACCGCCTCCAGGCTCAGGGCGTCGTGCCGGCGCTGCCCGACGGATGGCGCTCGCAGAGCGCGATGATCTCCTCGGGCGGTACCAAGTTCGCCGGCGACTTCCTGGTGGCGAACCTGTCCGAGGACGAGACCAGGCTGGAGATGGTCCTGGTCGACGTGTGCGGCAAGGGCGTGGCCGCGGGGACCCAGTCGCTGCAGTTCGCCGGGGCGCTGGGCGGGCTCATCGGCGCCCTGCCACCACTGGGCCTGTTCTCGGCGGGCAACGACTTCTTGTTGCGACAGAACTGGGACGACGGATTCGCCACGGCGGTCCACGTCCTGATCGACCTGAGGACGGGCGAGTACTCGATCACCAACGCCGGTCACCCCCCGGCGCTGCGCTGGGACGCCCCGGCACAGGAGTGGGTCGTCGACGGCGCCCGCGGCACGGCGCTGGGCATCGTCAAGCGTCCGGACCTCCACCAGACGACCGGTCGGCTCGAGGTCGGCGACGCGTTGATGTTCTACACCGACGGCGTCGTGGAGTCGCGGTCGCAGGACTTCACCAGCGGCATCCAGTGGCTCCGCGCGACCGCCAAGGACGTCGTCCGCTCCGGATTCGACCAGGCGCCGCGCAACATCATCAACCACGTCGTGACCGGAGACGACGACCGTGCCGTGCTGATCCTGGACCGGTCGGCCGTCGCGGCTCGTACGTCTGCCGGCCCTCCGGACGAGCCGCGATCGCTGCAGTACCTGGAGACCGTGCAACCCGAGGGCATCCGGCACCCGCAGGAGCTGTGA
- a CDS encoding nucleoside/nucleotide kinase family protein, with product MTSHRYDQILQVIGDRQPACGSTTVVAVDGPSGAGKTSFVAGLAEAARARVLHLEDVYPGWDGLAATPPLIAGVLETVAADGIGTVPRWDWEHHRPGRLLRVLPTRLLILDGVGSGAAILRPYLSLLIWVDAPTAVRKERALARDGGTYAPFWDMWAAQEAEHFTQEATRQHADVVVTT from the coding sequence ATGACGTCGCACCGGTACGACCAGATCCTGCAGGTGATCGGTGATCGTCAACCCGCGTGCGGCTCCACGACCGTGGTGGCGGTCGACGGCCCGAGCGGCGCCGGCAAGACCAGCTTCGTCGCGGGACTGGCCGAGGCGGCCCGCGCGCGGGTGCTGCACCTCGAGGACGTCTACCCGGGGTGGGACGGTCTCGCGGCCACTCCCCCGCTGATCGCCGGCGTCCTGGAGACCGTCGCGGCCGACGGGATCGGCACCGTGCCGCGCTGGGACTGGGAGCACCACCGACCCGGCCGCCTGCTGCGGGTCCTGCCGACCCGTCTGCTGATCCTGGACGGCGTGGGCAGCGGGGCCGCGATCCTGCGGCCGTACCTGAGCCTGCTGATCTGGGTCGACGCTCCGACCGCGGTCCGCAAGGAGCGCGCGCTGGCCCGCGACGGCGGCACGTACGCGCCGTTCTGGGACATGTGGGCCGCGCAGGAGGCGGAGCACTTCACGCAGGAGGCCACCCGGCAGCACGCCGACGTGGTGGTGACGACGTAG
- the tig gene encoding trigger factor: protein MKSTTETLSPTRIKLTIEVPFEEFKPSLDAAYKTIGSQITIPGFRKGKVPAAIVDQRVGRGAVLDEALNAALPGWYSQALQDTDVQPLSQPEIDLSTFEDGEPIVVTAELDVRPELTLPDVSTIEVTVEDAEVTEDDVNEQLTALQERFATFAEVQRPVAEGDFLTIDLSAAQNGEAIPEAQAEGMPYSVGKATMLEGLDEAVIGLSAGESKTFTTQLVGGELAGQDVDVTVTVKDVKEQQLPELDEEFAQTASEFDTIEELKADLTDRVTRGKRMQQANEARDLVLDEIVSAIDAPLPESLVAEEISSRRQQIEQQLAMAGVPFEKYLDDEEQTVDEFEAELEKRVRDSLVAQFVLDQIVANEEFGIDDAELSQHIMRRAQQSGEDPNSYIQHIMEHNHVPEMVSEVLRGKALASLVESAKVTDKSGNVIELSKLRADGTFADDEADADSDADESADKA, encoded by the coding sequence GTGAAAAGCACCACCGAGACACTGAGCCCGACACGGATCAAGCTCACCATCGAGGTGCCGTTCGAGGAGTTCAAGCCCAGTCTTGACGCCGCCTACAAGACCATCGGCTCGCAGATCACCATCCCGGGCTTCCGCAAGGGCAAGGTCCCCGCGGCGATCGTCGACCAGCGCGTCGGTCGTGGAGCGGTTCTCGACGAGGCCCTCAACGCCGCCCTGCCCGGCTGGTACAGCCAGGCCCTGCAGGACACCGACGTCCAGCCGCTGAGCCAGCCCGAGATCGACCTCTCGACGTTCGAGGACGGCGAGCCCATCGTGGTCACCGCCGAGCTCGACGTCCGCCCCGAGCTGACGCTGCCCGACGTCTCCACCATCGAGGTGACGGTCGAGGACGCCGAGGTGACCGAGGACGACGTCAACGAGCAGCTCACCGCCCTGCAGGAGCGCTTCGCGACGTTCGCCGAGGTCCAGCGTCCCGTCGCCGAGGGCGACTTCCTGACGATCGACCTGTCGGCCGCCCAGAACGGTGAGGCGATCCCCGAGGCGCAGGCCGAGGGCATGCCGTACTCGGTCGGCAAGGCCACGATGCTCGAGGGCCTCGACGAGGCCGTCATCGGCCTGTCGGCCGGCGAGTCCAAGACCTTCACGACCCAGCTGGTCGGCGGCGAGCTGGCCGGACAGGACGTCGACGTGACCGTCACGGTCAAGGACGTCAAGGAGCAGCAGCTGCCCGAGCTCGACGAGGAGTTCGCGCAGACCGCCTCGGAGTTCGACACGATCGAGGAGCTCAAGGCCGACCTGACGGACCGCGTCACCCGCGGCAAGCGCATGCAGCAGGCCAACGAGGCCCGCGACCTCGTCCTGGACGAGATCGTCAGCGCCATCGACGCCCCGCTGCCGGAGAGCCTCGTCGCCGAGGAGATCTCCAGCCGCCGTCAGCAGATCGAGCAGCAGCTCGCGATGGCCGGCGTGCCGTTCGAGAAGTACCTCGACGACGAGGAGCAGACGGTCGACGAGTTCGAGGCCGAGCTGGAGAAGCGCGTCCGCGACTCGCTGGTGGCTCAGTTCGTGCTCGACCAGATCGTCGCGAACGAGGAGTTCGGCATCGACGACGCCGAGCTGTCGCAGCACATCATGCGCCGCGCCCAGCAGTCCGGCGAGGACCCGAACTCCTACATCCAGCACATCATGGAGCACAACCACGTGCCCGAGATGGTCAGCGAGGTGCTGCGCGGCAAGGCGCTGGCATCGCTGGTGGAGTCGGCCAAGGTCACCGACAAGTCCGGCAACGTCATCGAGCTGTCCAAGCTGCGCGCCGACGGCACCTTCGCCGACGACGAGGCCGATGCGGACTCGGACGCCGACGAGAGCGCTGACAAGGCGTGA
- the iolB gene encoding 5-deoxy-glucuronate isomerase, with product MSPVLRSGESAADRFALEITPKSAGWEFSGLRILVLAAGQAEELDTDDSEVVVLSLGGSAVVTVDGHAFSLAGRRSVFDGPSDVVYAPRDARLSISSTDGGRFALASAVCSERLEPAYLPTQDVPVELRGAGQSSRQVNNFGVPGVLAADRLIACEVLTPGGNWSSYPPHKHDQERDGETSLEEIYYFEIADGPHGPGIGFQRVYGHETADIDISAEVRTGDAVLIPHGWHGPSIAAPGYDMYYLNVMAGPGAERAWLICDDPAHTWIRDTWADQPVDPRLPFGGQR from the coding sequence GTGAGCCCGGTGCTGCGATCAGGTGAGTCGGCTGCCGACCGGTTCGCCCTCGAGATCACCCCGAAGTCGGCCGGGTGGGAGTTCAGCGGGCTGCGGATCCTCGTGCTCGCGGCCGGTCAGGCCGAGGAGCTCGACACCGACGACTCCGAGGTCGTCGTGCTGTCACTGGGCGGATCGGCCGTGGTGACGGTCGACGGCCACGCCTTCTCGCTGGCCGGACGCCGCAGCGTCTTCGACGGGCCGAGTGACGTCGTGTACGCGCCGCGGGATGCGCGGCTGTCGATCTCCAGCACCGACGGCGGACGCTTCGCCCTCGCCTCGGCCGTGTGCAGCGAACGTCTCGAGCCGGCGTACCTGCCCACGCAGGACGTGCCGGTCGAGCTGCGCGGCGCCGGGCAGTCGAGCCGCCAGGTCAACAACTTCGGCGTGCCGGGAGTGCTGGCCGCCGATCGCCTCATTGCGTGCGAGGTGCTGACGCCCGGCGGCAACTGGTCGTCCTATCCACCGCACAAGCATGACCAGGAGCGCGACGGCGAGACCTCGCTGGAGGAGATCTACTACTTCGAGATCGCCGACGGACCCCACGGCCCCGGCATCGGGTTCCAGCGCGTCTACGGCCACGAGACCGCCGACATCGACATCTCGGCCGAGGTGCGCACCGGGGACGCCGTGCTGATCCCGCACGGGTGGCACGGTCCGTCCATCGCGGCTCCCGGCTACGACATGTACTACCTCAACGTGATGGCCGGACCCGGCGCGGAGCGGGCGTGGCTGATCTGCGACGACCCCGCCCACACCTGGATCCGCGACACCTGGGCCGACCAGCCCGTCGATCCCCGACTCCCGTTCGGAGGACAGCGATGA
- a CDS encoding esterase/lipase family protein, whose translation MPAAPARTTDVAALALDYGDRLIVGTARDMHRAMAARAFRATRLVGGHVPESLHDAVVTSVYGAISGTLRVSSGTVRALATRGVGRPIESGRRGRLVVATINGLIGDELRMLDDPQAISMAVRSEGADVPVTGWQLAEAFRGATSHPVIFVHGLCENDESWSNGAKVHGTTYAERIADETDGTPVMIRYNTGLHISENGQHLDTLVQQLVEHWPVPVTRITLVGHSMGGLVARAATNHATAAGATWQHLVRDVICLGTPHAGARLEKIAHVGSRLLRFWPESTPIGAILEQRSAGIVDLRHGYITRDEWEGQDLTAQWGLDRIAAAPLPHAEYHFVASTLAASQKHPLSSVLGDLMVHFSSATGVGPAGPIVDGARFEYLPSVHHFALLNHPQVADWMVSWINAHDRDPRAIAAPGQA comes from the coding sequence ATGCCTGCCGCTCCCGCACGGACCACTGATGTCGCGGCGCTGGCTCTCGACTACGGCGACCGCCTGATCGTCGGGACCGCCCGCGACATGCACCGCGCCATGGCCGCGCGCGCCTTCAGGGCGACGCGGCTGGTGGGCGGTCATGTCCCCGAGTCGTTGCACGATGCGGTGGTCACATCCGTCTACGGAGCGATCTCCGGCACGCTGCGCGTCTCCAGCGGCACCGTCCGCGCGCTGGCCACGCGCGGTGTCGGTCGTCCCATCGAGTCGGGGCGGCGTGGGCGGCTGGTCGTGGCCACGATCAACGGCCTGATCGGCGACGAGCTGCGGATGCTGGACGATCCGCAGGCCATCTCGATGGCCGTCCGCTCCGAGGGCGCCGACGTCCCGGTGACCGGCTGGCAGCTGGCCGAGGCGTTCCGCGGCGCCACCAGCCATCCGGTGATCTTCGTGCACGGCCTGTGCGAGAACGACGAGTCGTGGTCCAACGGGGCCAAGGTCCACGGCACGACGTACGCCGAGCGCATCGCCGACGAGACCGACGGGACGCCGGTCATGATCCGCTACAACACCGGGCTGCACATCTCCGAGAACGGCCAGCACCTGGACACGCTGGTCCAGCAGCTGGTCGAGCACTGGCCCGTCCCGGTCACCCGCATCACGCTGGTCGGTCACTCCATGGGCGGACTGGTCGCCCGCGCCGCGACCAATCACGCGACCGCCGCCGGAGCGACCTGGCAGCACCTGGTGCGCGACGTCATCTGCCTGGGCACGCCGCATGCCGGGGCGCGCCTGGAGAAGATCGCCCACGTCGGGTCGCGCCTGCTGCGCTTCTGGCCCGAGTCGACGCCGATCGGCGCGATCCTCGAGCAGCGGTCCGCCGGGATCGTCGACCTTCGGCACGGCTACATCACCCGCGACGAGTGGGAGGGGCAGGACCTCACCGCGCAGTGGGGACTGGACCGCATCGCCGCCGCCCCGCTGCCGCACGCGGAGTACCACTTCGTCGCCTCGACCCTGGCCGCCTCGCAGAAGCATCCGCTGAGCTCGGTGCTGGGTGACCTGATGGTGCACTTCTCGTCGGCCACGGGCGTCGGACCTGCCGGCCCGATCGTCGACGGGGCGCGGTTCGAGTACCTGCCGAGCGTCCATCACTTCGCCCTGCTCAACCACCCGCAGGTCGCGGACTGGATGGTCTCGTGGATCAACGCCCACGACCGCGATCCGCGCGCCATCGCCGCGCCCGGGCAGGCCTGA
- the iolC gene encoding 5-dehydro-2-deoxygluconokinase, translating to MTAHELITMGRVGVDIYPEQIGVGLEDVTSFAKFLGGSATNVAVAASRLGRRSAVVTRTGDDPFGRFVHTALGGFGVDDTFVSAVDGLPTPVTFCEIFPPDDFPLYFYREPKAPDLTIRVDDLDLDAIRAADVFWVTVTGLSQEPSREATLAALEARGRKAGTVLDLDYRPMFWESAELATAQVQAALPYVTVAVGNREEAQVAVGETDPPAAAKALRSAGVELAIIKQGPGGVLGVRGDESVVVPPVPVDVVNGLGAGDAFGGALVHGLLSGWDLTRVLSFANAAGAYVAGQLSCSDAMPTVDQVDAVLTRGRV from the coding sequence ATGACCGCCCACGAGCTCATCACGATGGGACGGGTGGGCGTCGACATCTATCCCGAGCAGATCGGGGTCGGCCTCGAGGACGTCACCTCGTTCGCCAAGTTCCTCGGTGGCAGCGCGACCAACGTCGCCGTCGCGGCTTCGCGCCTGGGCCGCAGGTCGGCCGTCGTGACCCGCACGGGCGACGATCCCTTCGGCCGATTCGTCCACACGGCGCTCGGCGGCTTCGGCGTGGACGACACGTTCGTGTCCGCGGTCGACGGGCTGCCCACGCCCGTCACCTTCTGCGAGATCTTCCCGCCGGACGACTTCCCGCTGTACTTCTACCGCGAGCCGAAGGCACCCGACCTGACGATCCGCGTCGACGATCTGGACCTCGACGCGATCCGGGCCGCGGACGTGTTCTGGGTGACCGTCACCGGTCTGTCGCAGGAGCCCAGCCGCGAGGCCACGCTGGCCGCGCTCGAGGCACGCGGCAGGAAGGCAGGCACCGTGCTGGACCTCGACTACCGACCGATGTTCTGGGAGTCCGCCGAGCTGGCGACCGCCCAGGTGCAGGCGGCGCTGCCGTACGTCACCGTGGCCGTCGGCAACCGCGAAGAGGCGCAGGTCGCCGTCGGTGAGACCGATCCGCCGGCGGCGGCCAAGGCGCTGCGATCGGCCGGCGTCGAGCTCGCGATCATCAAGCAGGGACCTGGCGGGGTGCTGGGCGTGCGCGGTGACGAGTCGGTCGTCGTGCCGCCCGTCCCCGTCGACGTGGTCAACGGCCTCGGCGCGGGCGACGCCTTCGGCGGCGCGCTGGTGCACGGACTCCTCAGTGGCTGGGACCTCACCCGCGTGCTGTCCTTCGCCAACGCCGCGGGAGCCTACGTCGCCGGCCAGCTGTCATGCTCGGACGCGATGCCCACGGTCGACCAGGTCGACGCCGTGCTCACCAGAGGGAGGGTCTGA
- a CDS encoding Fpg/Nei family DNA glycosylase yields the protein MPEGHTLHRLADDLTATFAGHAVRSSSPQGRFAAEAARLDGRVLEGAEAYGKHLFVSFADVPSVVHVHLGLYGSFVISPGTAHPVVGQVRWRLESEATADLRGPNACELLAPPEVDVIMSRLGPDPLRADADPDLAWHRIHRSDTPIAALLMDQKVLAGVGNVYRAEVLFRHEVAPMTAGRRLTRRRWTAMWDDLCALMRVGVERGRIDTVRPEHEPEAMGRPPRADDHGGEVYVYRREGMPCLVCGTAIRRRDVAGRNLFWCPSCQRRH from the coding sequence TTGCCTGAGGGGCACACGCTCCACCGGCTCGCGGACGACCTCACCGCCACCTTCGCCGGGCACGCGGTCAGGTCGTCCAGCCCACAGGGCCGCTTCGCCGCCGAGGCGGCCCGGCTGGACGGCCGCGTGCTGGAGGGCGCGGAGGCGTACGGCAAGCACCTGTTCGTCTCGTTCGCCGACGTGCCGTCGGTCGTCCACGTGCACCTGGGGCTGTACGGGTCGTTCGTGATCTCCCCGGGCACGGCGCATCCCGTCGTGGGGCAGGTCCGCTGGCGGCTGGAGTCGGAGGCGACGGCCGATCTGCGCGGACCCAATGCGTGCGAGCTGCTGGCGCCGCCGGAGGTCGACGTGATCATGTCCCGGCTGGGCCCGGACCCGTTGCGCGCCGACGCCGACCCGGATCTGGCGTGGCACCGCATCCACCGGTCCGACACGCCGATCGCCGCGCTGCTGATGGACCAGAAGGTGCTGGCCGGCGTCGGCAACGTCTACCGCGCCGAGGTGCTGTTCCGGCACGAGGTCGCGCCGATGACGGCCGGACGACGCCTCACCCGCCGGCGCTGGACCGCGATGTGGGACGACCTGTGCGCGCTGATGCGAGTCGGTGTCGAGCGCGGCCGGATCGACACGGTCCGGCCGGAGCACGAGCCCGAGGCGATGGGCCGCCCCCCACGCGCCGATGACCATGGCGGAGAGGTCTACGTGTACCGCCGGGAGGGCATGCCCTGCCTGGTCTGCGGCACCGCGATCCGGCGCCGCGACGTGGCGGGGCGGAATTTGTTTTGGTGTCCTTCCTGCCAGCGTCGCCACTAG
- a CDS encoding TIM barrel protein has protein sequence MSAERVLTEMQSLGLTATEFGPDGFLPGDPSAKAAFLDGFGLHAVGGFLPVLLHDPGHDPFPEVDRFVDACLASGAGVVVLAASTGAEGYDARPVLDDQQWTTLLGNLDRIAEHATSRGVVAAIHPHIGTVVENADDVQRVLEGSHVGLCVDTGHLTAAGADPVALTLANLSRVEHVHLKDVDAATAARVVSGELAFTDAVAAGMWRVLGQGDVDVRAMIDALRSHGYSGWFVLEQDVMFTDGAPTGEGPVADVRACLDFVKAALA, from the coding sequence ATGTCCGCCGAGCGGGTCCTGACCGAGATGCAGTCCCTCGGACTGACCGCGACGGAGTTCGGACCCGACGGCTTCCTGCCGGGCGACCCCTCCGCGAAGGCAGCGTTCCTCGACGGATTCGGCCTGCACGCCGTCGGCGGATTCCTGCCGGTCCTCCTGCACGACCCCGGACACGACCCGTTCCCCGAGGTCGACCGCTTCGTCGATGCCTGCCTGGCATCCGGCGCGGGAGTCGTCGTGCTGGCCGCCTCGACCGGGGCCGAGGGGTACGACGCGCGGCCCGTCCTGGACGACCAGCAGTGGACGACCCTGCTCGGCAACCTCGACCGCATCGCAGAGCACGCCACGTCGCGGGGTGTCGTGGCCGCGATCCATCCGCACATCGGCACGGTGGTCGAGAACGCCGACGACGTCCAACGGGTGCTCGAGGGATCGCACGTCGGGCTGTGCGTCGACACCGGCCATCTCACCGCGGCCGGAGCCGATCCCGTCGCCCTCACGCTGGCGAACCTGTCGCGGGTCGAGCACGTCCACCTCAAGGACGTCGACGCCGCCACCGCCGCCCGGGTCGTGTCGGGCGAGCTCGCCTTCACCGATGCCGTCGCCGCGGGGATGTGGCGGGTGCTCGGTCAGGGCGACGTCGACGTCCGCGCCATGATCGACGCACTCCGCAGCCACGGCTACTCCGGCTGGTTCGTCCTCGAGCAGGACGTCATGTTCACGGACGGGGCCCCGACGGGCGAGGGCCCGGTCGCCGATGTGCGGGCCTGCCTCGACTTCGTGAAGGCGGCGCTGGCATGA
- a CDS encoding GntR family transcriptional regulator, with protein sequence MAGPKFVLDRSSPVPLYFQIAEQFERAIVDGTIAPGERINNEIALAAELGLSRPTMRQAIQVLVDKGMLVRKRGVGTQVVHGKIRRSVELTSLFDDLVAAGKQPRTDVISVGKVPADEDVARELQLMRGADVWSLERLRWVDREPLALMHNYIPVDVVDLAAVDLAETGLYALLRDSGVVMRVARQRIGARGATPEEGRLLGERKGAPLLSMQRTAYDDAGRAVEYGRHAYRPDLYAFELTLVDR encoded by the coding sequence ATGGCCGGCCCCAAATTCGTCCTCGACCGCTCCAGCCCCGTGCCGCTGTACTTCCAGATCGCGGAGCAGTTCGAGCGGGCGATCGTCGACGGCACGATCGCGCCCGGCGAGCGCATCAACAACGAGATCGCGCTCGCCGCGGAGCTCGGGCTGTCGCGCCCGACGATGCGACAGGCCATCCAGGTGCTGGTCGACAAGGGAATGCTGGTGCGGAAGCGGGGCGTGGGCACGCAGGTCGTGCACGGCAAGATCCGTCGCTCCGTCGAGCTCACCAGCCTGTTCGACGACCTGGTCGCGGCCGGCAAGCAGCCGCGCACCGATGTCATCTCCGTCGGCAAGGTGCCCGCGGACGAGGACGTCGCCCGCGAGCTCCAGCTCATGCGGGGGGCCGATGTCTGGTCGCTGGAGCGCCTGCGCTGGGTCGATCGCGAGCCGCTGGCCCTCATGCACAACTACATCCCGGTCGACGTCGTCGATCTCGCCGCCGTCGACCTCGCCGAGACGGGGCTGTACGCCCTCCTGCGCGACTCGGGCGTCGTCATGCGCGTCGCCCGACAGCGCATCGGCGCGCGCGGTGCCACGCCTGAGGAGGGCAGGCTGCTGGGCGAGCGCAAGGGAGCACCGCTGCTGTCGATGCAGCGCACGGCCTACGACGACGCGGGACGCGCCGTCGAGTACGGCCGCCACGCCTACCGACCCGATCTGTACGCGTTCGAGCTGACCCTCGTCGACCGCTGA